The Papilio machaon chromosome 17, ilPapMach1.1, whole genome shotgun sequence genome segment TACTAAAGCTTTAGTATTTTCGTTGAGTATTGATCGTACACATTTCAAATtggtaaaatacaaaaaacatttgcaaaaagcaatatttgtctatgttttgtttgtttttcaaatttacatgGGATTTAAATTGCACATGTACATAAGACTGTggtaaagtacataaaaaatagtgcagaagaattaaaaaaaaaacttcaatctatttttaaaccgTCTTCATTGTTTTTCTCAGTAAAGGCTTCTGTTTTTAAAACTCAATTTTCAtagaaatgataaaaatattgattaatattGTACTTGGCCattgtggttgactatggtatAGTCACCCTTAATTTATGGTAGGCTCTGAGTCCCTCATTGGGAACATAGTGAACTGATGATAACTCCTAAATATACcgttgaattttaaaactaattttggaagttatttaaaaattctttaaacttattacaaaatttaggAAGCACTTTTAGatgtaaaaaacttaaaaacaaaatcataaaaacttactagagtaaagttttttttttgacatgtTACGGTCATTATATCTGAGATAGAATTGGCTCAACACTTCAGTTTCCTTTGACAATATGGTGTTTGTATCTTCAATGTACTCGAGTATCATTCATGTTGATCCGTTCACTTAGCAACCTCTGGCGGACAGTCTGGTTGCGCGGATGGGTGTGCAGCGCGGAACGCCGGATGATTCTCTAGTTCTCTATCAATGCGCAGAATTATTGGAAAAGGACGTAAGTCAACGTGGaatctgaaaaaaaacattagagATTTAGAAAGTAATAAACAATACTATTATGATTGTGTTATAGTCAAAAAATCGCATTTCATTCATATTAAAAGATTAGCTGtagcctgcgactctgtccgcgcagaattcAAACAAGATGTAATAAGTagagtatgtgttcttccagactgatTAAGTCgactgttgagccgttctggagatactttccaacatccatccaaacattcacatctatatctatatatataaaagaaagtcgtgttagttacactatttttaacggctgaatcgatttgactgaaaattggtgggcagagcttagaaccaggaaacggacataggatcatttttaccctgttttctattttttgttccgcgcggacggagtcgagggtaaaagctagttaataataaatagcagcaaaatatatatatatccaAATAATGTATGCAGTATTACTAAATGTATCAATGTTTTTACAAACTACTGAGACTACCTCCTTGCATTAAACACTTGTGGCACAAGACAGCAGTCAGCCAAGGTGATTTCATCTCCCACACAATACTTCCCCGCTGATGAAGACAGCAATTTCTCCACAGCTCTAAATCCTCGCATGATCCAATGCTGCGCCCACTCCTTCTTCTTCTCTTCTCCCACATGTATCAGAACTATTAGATTTTGAAGGGGTTGTATACCTGATGAAATAACCTGAAGTAACAatgttacataattaatttactattaaaaataattgtaataaattccaAGTTGATATTTTCAACACTTCACTTCAACTTAATTTTACCCGACTGATGGAGGAAGGTACGCAAatgaaggggaaatattttctttctattcAAGGGACAAACTTCTGTCAATGAAAGGTAAGCAGATGCCTATAGGTTTCGGGAGCTTTGCTCTTTCAGCCAATTAAGGTAGCTGCTTGCTCATTTGtcatcttattaaataaataacacaaccAACAAAGTGACTTGGAAATAACTAATCCTATATTTAGAGTACTGTAGTAATAGTTTGACTTACCTCACATATTTCTCTTACTTTGGCTCTCTTGTAACAATCTTGTGGCATTAGTGGCCTTTGTGGCCGAGTTTCTTCTAGATAATGCATTATACTCAAAGATTCTATTATTGTATGCCCAtctgaaataagaaataagtaatgtttttttagaatataatatttatttttattagtattaattatCTGTCCATATCAAATTATgcatatgtttttatgttttgcactaaatgtttattaaaaacacacttattgaaattattacttCCGATGAAAAGATCCAATAaaattccgcatttcgtctgaGGAGTGTGGTggcggaggcctaattttagtcctctttcccttctcacccttttcttataaggaaggaTGGGATTtaatggaggaggagatgcataggaaggttaaatattctctttttgtgcatcTCCTTCTTTGTCGATTGAGGGTCGGCAATGCAActacaattgcgaatgtctatgggcagcgacCGCTTcaccatttcggcgaattcatgtggctgcttgcttgtttgccaccttttaatataaaaaaaaagatatccTATCtgattatcatttattaatcagtctttatatttagttttatgaatTACAACTTACCAATAGATAATGATGGTACTTGCTCCATTGGATTGACTTCCCTGTATTCATTGCAGTGTTGTTCCCCACCCCCTTTTATAAGGCTAACAGCTTTGATGTCATATGGAATCTCTTTCAAATTGAGAGCAATTCTCACACGCCATGAGCATGAGCTCCGCCAGTATGAATATAGTACTGGCTAAAAAgttgagaaaaaaaagtattaaaaaaaattataagaattaaaaattaaaaaaattatgaaaattattttttatcagagCTGGGTTTGATGCTTTTGTCATTAAAGACTTTTGTAAGGTGCATGTTTTTATTGCCAATCTAAAAAGAAGCCAAACAGGAGGAAGGAAGAAAGGAAATTTTGATAAGAAATAGTAAAAGAGAACAAATTgacatatatattacattgacttataaattaattttatacacattAATGGAAACACCCAgaaaacttgtataaattaaaactggttCAACTAGTTGCAAAATCTAATCTGCAactttggaatattttttttttaaatttctaatcaataacaaaataaaaccttttgtgttATTTCTTGCTTGCTCATGGCTATCacttgatatttatatttttcacgtAATAATTAGAATTGTAATATTGTCTAGGATGCTGCTGAGATCGCGAGACAAACAAAACTGTTGCTGATAACTTGTAGCTGGCACTCTAGAAAACCGGtatgtaaatatgaataaaaacaagttgTTATTAACTTACCTTTGCCATGGCGGGAATATTTCCGTTATATTTCGAGTAGAAAGCAATTTTGGCGGCGTTTTATTCAGcggtataataaaaatttgttttataaatgtttaaagacCCCAcggaaattcaatttttttaatgttgtaaattgattttaatatttttttccatacaCGAACGatgatatacataaaaaaattattaatacctTAGTTTGTTttcgttaatttaattacaaaacctGAATTCTAAAAAGAAAATGCTAATCGAAAGCCCGCATGAATTCGTGAATCTGAAGTGGCCTTGAAGTTTGACATTTACGTTTACGATCGGATACTGTAACAAGTTGTTCATCTAAGTGGAGCTATGATTTtggaatttattgtaataaagtaaGCTATTCACTAGAAATAGGGCCATTTTATATGGTACtctgattaataaaaaataagcttaAAAAAAGTAGGCGGagcttaaaaacaaaatactttttcattattaGCTTATCACGAACTTCTCACTGTTTACTTGTTTACTTTTCATATTCCGCCATCGTCGTGCTATTTCAAAATAAGTActtgtattttgtaaattgttgtttttttacagattttaatacaaagaaCGCGTTTCCTTAACTTTTATcgacataaattattatttatgtatgtatgcaCTATCATTATTCCTTTTAAAATGGCGCGGGTAATTAGTAAACAGTTTACTATCcaaggaaataatttaaactttgtatgAAACTGCCtgagtttgattttttttaatgttttatatgtaataaaaagtattcgtCAATATGACTACAGAAGttgtttcaacatttttttgcgaAAAACCTTCAGCGTTGGAAAATGAGAACAAAGAAGTCGAAGATTTAAGTATTCAGTTCCTTAATTTGATTGATgaactaaacaaaaaacttgaaaCATTCCCATTTCCAGCAGctataaaatgcatttataaTCCAACAATATACGCAAGACAAACCTTTGAAATGTACGTTCGTAAATActgcaatacaaaaaaatctataatgttttttggGATGAACCCAGGACCTTTTGGAATGTCACAAACTGGCGTAAGTGAgtgttatcatttatttattttatatgggAGTCGTACAGCTAAAGTAATAG includes the following:
- the LOC106716148 gene encoding probable maleylacetoacetate isomerase 2 isoform X2, producing the protein MAKPVLYSYWRSSCSWRVRIALNLKEIPYDIKAVSLIKGGGEQHCNEYREVNPMEQVPSLSIDGHTIIESLSIMHYLEETRPQRPLMPQDCYKRAKVREICEVISSGIQPLQNLIVLIHVGEEKKKEWAQHWIMRGFRAVEKLLSSSAGKYCVGDEITLADCCLVPQVFNARRFHVDLRPFPIILRIDRELENHPAFRAAHPSAQPDCPPEVAK
- the LOC106716148 gene encoding probable maleylacetoacetate isomerase 2 isoform X1, coding for MSKQEITQKPVLYSYWRSSCSWRVRIALNLKEIPYDIKAVSLIKGGGEQHCNEYREVNPMEQVPSLSIDGHTIIESLSIMHYLEETRPQRPLMPQDCYKRAKVREICEVISSGIQPLQNLIVLIHVGEEKKKEWAQHWIMRGFRAVEKLLSSSAGKYCVGDEITLADCCLVPQVFNARRFHVDLRPFPIILRIDRELENHPAFRAAHPSAQPDCPPEVAK